From Selenomonas sp. AB3002, one genomic window encodes:
- the clpB gene encoding ATP-dependent chaperone ClpB, with protein MGQEKFTARTLAALQSAQQLAAMKYHQEITSAHVLLALAKEPEGLLATIFEDCQTDLPLLKAKLEQVLSKIPGVKGTDRLSMGMDMVRVLGRAEELSKSMKDEYVSTEHLLLALVTDGSEEVQSVCREFKLTKSRIQDSIKKNRKQNVTSDNPEEGYKSLEKYGRDLTDLARHGKLDPVIGRDEEIRRTIEILSRRTKNNPVLIGEPGVGKTAIVEGLARRIVAGDVPESLKNKTLYSLDMGALVAGAKFRGEFEERLKGVLNEIAKSDGQILLFIDEVHTVVGAGAAEGAMDAGNILKPMLARGELRCIGATTLNEYRKYIEKDTALERRFQPVLVGQPSVEDTISILRGLKERYEVHHGVRIRDAALVAAATLSDRYISDRFLPDKAIDLVDEAAAKMRTEIESMPGPLDELRRKIMQLEIEEQALNKETDEASKEKLQGIREEKAQLQQQEKELQAKWESEKQAILRVRAIKKEIDEVNGQMEAAERAYDLNRLSELKYGKLPQLQKTLQEEEAAIAARAQGEQLLKEEVGEEDIAKVVSRWTGIPVSKMLTGEREKLIHLEDVLHERVVGQDEAVKAVSEAILRARAGIKDPNRPIGSFIFLGPTGVGKTELAKTLAEALFDDERSMIRIDMSEYMEKHSVARLIGAPPGYVGYDEGGQLTEAVRRRPYSVILLDEIEKAHRDVFNVLLQILDDGRLTDGKGRVVNFKNTVIIMTSNLGSHEILNKDYEEAKGAVKELLKEYFRPEFLNRVDDTIVFKALEKEQVKGIAAILLKALDKRLEKQVGITLTWSEEALDTLADKGFDPNFGARPLRRLLTHTVETELSKEIIKGEVQEGDTVRIEAENGEFVFRKS; from the coding sequence ATGGGACAGGAAAAATTCACGGCCCGCACTTTGGCGGCCTTGCAGTCGGCACAGCAGCTGGCTGCCATGAAATATCATCAGGAAATCACTTCGGCCCATGTGCTGCTGGCGCTGGCCAAGGAGCCGGAGGGGCTTTTGGCCACTATCTTTGAGGACTGCCAGACGGATCTGCCTTTGCTGAAGGCCAAGCTGGAGCAGGTGCTCAGCAAGATTCCCGGGGTGAAGGGCACGGACCGCCTCTCTATGGGCATGGATATGGTGCGAGTGCTGGGCAGGGCGGAGGAACTTTCCAAGTCCATGAAGGACGAGTATGTTTCCACCGAGCATCTGCTGCTGGCTCTGGTGACGGACGGCTCAGAAGAAGTGCAGTCTGTCTGTCGGGAGTTCAAGCTCACCAAGAGCCGCATTCAGGACTCCATCAAGAAGAACCGCAAGCAGAATGTCACCAGCGATAACCCTGAGGAGGGCTACAAGTCTCTGGAGAAATACGGCCGGGATCTAACAGACCTGGCCCGCCATGGCAAGCTGGACCCGGTGATTGGCCGTGATGAGGAAATCAGGAGGACTATCGAAATCCTCTCCCGCCGCACCAAGAACAACCCGGTGCTCATCGGTGAGCCTGGCGTGGGCAAGACCGCCATTGTAGAGGGGCTGGCCCGCCGCATTGTGGCAGGGGACGTGCCGGAATCCCTGAAGAACAAGACCCTTTATTCCCTGGATATGGGCGCTTTGGTGGCAGGAGCCAAGTTCCGCGGGGAATTCGAGGAAAGGCTCAAGGGCGTGCTGAATGAGATTGCCAAGTCCGACGGGCAGATTCTCCTTTTCATCGATGAAGTGCATACGGTAGTGGGGGCAGGTGCTGCCGAGGGGGCTATGGACGCAGGCAATATCCTGAAGCCCATGCTGGCCCGGGGCGAGCTGCGCTGCATTGGTGCCACCACCCTCAATGAGTACAGGAAGTATATCGAGAAGGATACCGCACTGGAGCGCCGCTTCCAGCCTGTGCTGGTGGGCCAGCCCAGCGTGGAGGACACCATCTCCATCTTGCGCGGGCTCAAGGAGCGCTATGAGGTGCATCATGGGGTGCGCATCCGTGATGCGGCTCTGGTGGCGGCAGCCACTTTGTCTGACAGGTATATTTCCGACAGGTTCCTGCCGGATAAGGCCATCGACCTGGTGGATGAAGCTGCTGCCAAGATGCGCACGGAAATCGAGTCCATGCCCGGTCCCCTGGATGAACTGCGCCGCAAGATCATGCAGCTGGAAATCGAGGAACAGGCTTTGAACAAGGAGACTGACGAGGCTTCCAAGGAGAAACTGCAGGGCATCCGTGAGGAAAAGGCCCAGCTCCAGCAGCAGGAGAAGGAACTGCAGGCCAAGTGGGAAAGCGAGAAACAGGCTATCCTGCGGGTCAGGGCCATCAAGAAGGAGATCGACGAGGTAAACGGCCAGATGGAGGCCGCCGAGCGGGCCTATGACCTGAACCGCTTATCGGAGCTGAAATACGGCAAGCTGCCCCAGCTGCAGAAGACCCTGCAGGAGGAGGAAGCTGCTATTGCCGCCCGCGCCCAGGGTGAGCAGCTCTTGAAGGAAGAAGTGGGGGAGGAAGATATCGCCAAGGTGGTGAGCCGCTGGACGGGCATTCCCGTGTCCAAGATGCTCACGGGCGAGAGGGAGAAGCTGATTCATCTGGAAGATGTGCTCCATGAGCGGGTGGTGGGCCAGGACGAGGCAGTGAAGGCTGTCAGTGAAGCTATCCTGCGGGCCCGGGCCGGCATCAAGGACCCCAACCGTCCCATCGGTTCCTTCATCTTCCTGGGCCCCACGGGGGTGGGCAAGACGGAACTGGCCAAGACTTTGGCAGAGGCTCTTTTTGACGATGAGCGCAGCATGATCCGCATTGATATGTCCGAGTACATGGAGAAGCACTCTGTGGCAAGGCTCATCGGTGCGCCTCCGGGCTATGTGGGTTACGATGAGGGTGGTCAGCTGACGGAAGCTGTGCGTCGTCGTCCCTATAGCGTCATCCTGTTGGACGAGATAGAGAAAGCACATCGTGATGTGTTCAACGTGCTCCTGCAGATCCTGGACGATGGTCGCCTCACTGATGGCAAGGGCCGGGTGGTGAACTTCAAGAACACAGTCATCATCATGACCAGCAATCTGGGTTCCCATGAAATCCTCAACAAGGATTACGAGGAGGCCAAGGGGGCGGTGAAGGAACTGCTGAAGGAATACTTCCGTCCCGAGTTCCTGAACCGGGTGGATGACACCATCGTCTTCAAGGCCCTGGAAAAGGAGCAGGTAAAGGGCATCGCTGCCATCCTCTTGAAAGCCCTGGACAAGCGCCTGGAGAAGCAGGTGGGAATCACCCTCACCTGGAGCGAAGAGGCTCTGGACACTCTGGCAGACAAGGGCTTCGACCCCAACTTCGGTGCCCGCCCCCTGAGGAGGCTCCTGACCCATACGGTGGAGACAGAGCTTTCCAAGGAAATCATCAAAGGCGAAGTGCAGGAAGGGGATACGGTAAGGATCGAGGCAGAAAACGGCGAGTTCGTGTTCAGGAAAAGCTGA
- a CDS encoding DUF1016 N-terminal domain-containing protein, whose translation MISLVCSIILEQTSIFCLRGDIYLAFPIGHAVSDQLSWTHYRMLLKVENEQERDFYAQECAKSGWSTRQLER comes from the coding sequence TTGATTTCGCTGGTTTGTTCTATTATACTGGAACAAACCAGTATTTTTTGTCTCAGGGGTGACATTTACCTTGCTTTTCCAATTGGTCACGCAGTGAGTGACCAATTGAGTTGGACACATTATCGTATGCTACTGAAGGTCGAAAATGAGCAGGAACGGGATTTTTATGCTCAGGAGTGTGCTAAATCAGGTTGGAGCACTCGTCAGTTGGAACGGTAG
- a CDS encoding LPP20 family lipoprotein, with protein sequence MERIKVRRFLAGLVMVCFMMCIGLLQVLAQGSAVTDWENDIVTGTGYGAPPDRAKNPGHARILAHQAAMLDAYRRLAEQANGIHITAESTIEDNISTGDIVAGQVDAVVKRAKVISENYDEYGNCTVVLEVPLYGVTNSLAKVALKPVEKEAFPAPSVNVSVSVETSGTPTAPAPSGNIAATGGYTGLVVDCSGLGLSPVMSPVIRNADSQPIYGYKNLDYDKVIAKGMASYANGMNGNKSRAGSNPLVVKAVRLESHNSYPVISTADADKVLAENQKCHFLDNCAVVFVR encoded by the coding sequence ATGGAGAGGATCAAAGTTCGGAGATTCCTGGCAGGGCTGGTGATGGTTTGCTTCATGATGTGCATAGGGCTATTGCAAGTGCTGGCTCAAGGCAGCGCCGTCACGGACTGGGAGAATGATATTGTTACTGGCACGGGCTATGGTGCCCCACCAGACAGGGCGAAGAATCCAGGACACGCCAGGATTCTCGCCCATCAGGCAGCCATGCTGGATGCCTACAGACGCTTGGCAGAACAGGCCAATGGAATTCACATCACGGCAGAAAGCACCATCGAAGACAATATATCCACTGGGGATATTGTAGCCGGGCAGGTGGATGCAGTGGTGAAGCGGGCAAAAGTTATTTCAGAAAACTATGACGAGTATGGCAACTGCACGGTGGTATTGGAAGTCCCCCTCTACGGCGTGACTAATTCCCTTGCCAAGGTAGCCCTGAAGCCCGTGGAAAAAGAAGCTTTCCCCGCGCCCTCCGTAAATGTATCTGTGTCGGTGGAGACAAGTGGCACTCCGACGGCTCCTGCCCCTAGTGGCAATATCGCTGCCACGGGAGGTTATACGGGGCTGGTGGTAGACTGCAGCGGACTGGGGTTAAGTCCTGTAATGTCCCCGGTCATAAGGAACGCCGACAGCCAACCTATCTATGGCTACAAGAATCTGGACTATGACAAAGTGATAGCCAAGGGTATGGCTAGTTATGCAAACGGCATGAACGGCAACAAGAGCCGCGCCGGGAGCAATCCCCTGGTGGTGAAGGCCGTGAGACTGGAGAGCCACAACAGCTACCCCGTGATTTCCACGGCAGATGCGGATAAGGTACTGGCAGAGAATCAGAAGTGCCATTTTCTGGATAATTGTGCGGTGGTATTTGTGAGGTAA
- a CDS encoding tetratricopeptide repeat protein, which produces MKYKIFIICVLGMLVYINEANASVAKFSSVGEYVMSNVDTMEISEAHALDYAKQAAAEQAGVYVENYTHAEKMQVVEDDIKVITSQQIKVINKDVKKIMLSSGEIKIRVEIVASVDTSDIDDYMKIREEVRNRIKEQYYTLERDKKKLEIELSELRNKINNGTIDDLEAEREKMRQDREYKALLMLEEGGRNWKNADYEGMIVNNNQALALNPKYAFAYNNRAVAYEAYGDFAKANEGYVFATIIDSAYTEPHYNLGNIYYKLEEYDKAINEYQKAIAIDQNYAKAYGNLGIAYIEIGQYDKAIQYLEKAMELDGRDKDHRYNLIIAKAKRDGKFTAERLW; this is translated from the coding sequence GTGAAATATAAAATATTTATAATATGTGTACTGGGTATGCTGGTGTACATAAATGAAGCTAACGCATCTGTTGCGAAATTTTCTTCTGTTGGTGAATATGTTATGAGCAATGTGGACACGATGGAAATAAGTGAAGCTCACGCCTTAGATTATGCAAAGCAGGCAGCAGCGGAACAGGCTGGAGTATATGTGGAAAATTATACTCATGCAGAGAAAATGCAAGTGGTGGAGGATGATATAAAAGTTATTACGAGTCAACAAATAAAAGTCATAAATAAAGATGTTAAAAAAATCATGCTTTCAAGTGGAGAGATTAAAATACGTGTTGAAATAGTTGCGTCAGTTGACACCTCAGATATAGATGATTATATGAAAATACGAGAAGAGGTAAGAAATCGTATAAAAGAGCAGTACTATACATTAGAGAGGGATAAGAAAAAGTTGGAAATTGAGCTAAGCGAACTAAGGAACAAAATCAATAATGGTACGATTGATGATTTGGAAGCAGAAAGAGAAAAGATGAGACAAGATAGGGAGTATAAAGCATTGCTTATGCTTGAAGAAGGGGGGAGAAATTGGAAGAATGCGGATTATGAAGGTATGATAGTGAATAATAATCAGGCGTTGGCACTTAATCCTAAATATGCTTTTGCATATAATAACCGTGCTGTTGCTTATGAGGCTTATGGAGATTTTGCAAAAGCTAACGAAGGATATGTTTTTGCAACAATTATTGATTCAGCATACACAGAACCTCATTATAATCTGGGGAATATTTATTATAAACTCGAGGAATATGACAAAGCGATAAATGAATATCAAAAAGCAATTGCAATAGATCAGAATTATGCCAAGGCTTATGGGAATTTAGGTATAGCTTATATAGAGATTGGTCAGTATGATAAAGCTATACAATATTTGGAGAAAGCCATGGAACTTGATGGTAGGGATAAGGATCACCGATATAATTTAATTATAGCAAAAGCAAAAAGGGACGGGAAATTTACTGCTGAAAGATTGTGGTGA
- a CDS encoding tetratricopeptide repeat protein, which produces MIRKKSWSWHLGAGMFFLMAWLWGIAAVPLVAAEHRIIEGDGFYTIGDGLDENISVAKERAKNEAMRNAGEKAGVFVESLSFVKEGQLTHDEVMVISAQVMQLQGTPKFRAVPITEDVLRYECHVTVLVDTDNINASMVKDKAALSDAVRQNKELTEEVVRLNQEMETLKQRFANASTESERQEIRQEVRRNDEGFVAAGLNEQGARLLGEGQFAEAAGLFSEALAKNPDFAYAYHNRGIAYGKMKDYGRAVADFSRAIALDGSYATAYGGRGFVLYSMGNYEQAVADLSRAITLKPDYADAFYIRGNAYMQLGHYSEALRDYNKSLALNPGMEAARLNRDMIVGVMEEH; this is translated from the coding sequence ATGATAAGGAAAAAGAGCTGGTCTTGGCACCTTGGGGCAGGGATGTTTTTTTTGATGGCTTGGCTCTGGGGGATAGCGGCTGTGCCTTTGGTTGCTGCCGAGCACCGAATCATCGAGGGAGACGGCTTCTACACCATAGGTGACGGGCTGGATGAGAACATATCCGTGGCCAAGGAAAGGGCCAAGAATGAAGCCATGCGAAACGCCGGGGAGAAGGCGGGGGTGTTCGTGGAGAGCCTTTCCTTTGTGAAGGAGGGGCAGCTTACCCATGATGAGGTCATGGTCATTTCTGCCCAGGTCATGCAGCTGCAGGGTACGCCAAAGTTCAGGGCGGTGCCAATCACAGAGGATGTGCTTCGCTATGAATGCCATGTGACGGTGTTGGTGGATACGGATAATATCAATGCCTCCATGGTGAAGGATAAGGCTGCCCTGTCTGATGCCGTCCGGCAGAATAAAGAACTGACGGAGGAAGTGGTAAGGCTGAACCAGGAAATGGAGACTTTGAAGCAGCGCTTTGCCAATGCTTCTACTGAGAGTGAAAGACAGGAAATCCGTCAGGAGGTTAGGCGCAATGACGAAGGTTTTGTGGCTGCGGGCCTGAACGAGCAAGGTGCAAGGCTGTTGGGCGAGGGGCAATTCGCTGAAGCGGCTGGGCTATTTTCTGAGGCGCTTGCCAAAAATCCAGATTTTGCTTATGCCTATCATAATAGAGGTATTGCCTATGGAAAGATGAAGGACTATGGCAGGGCCGTGGCAGATTTTTCCCGTGCCATTGCCCTTGACGGTAGCTATGCCACCGCCTACGGAGGGCGGGGCTTTGTACTATATAGCATGGGAAATTATGAGCAGGCGGTTGCTGATCTGAGCAGAGCAATAACTCTGAAGCCTGACTATGCAGATGCGTTCTATATCCGTGGCAATGCTTATATGCAGCTGGGACACTACTCAGAAGCTTTGCGGGATTATAATAAGTCCTTAGCCTTGAACCCGGGGATGGAGGCTGCCCGTCTGAACCGGGATATGATTGTAGGGGTTATGGAGGAGCATTAG
- a CDS encoding HipA domain-containing protein: protein MKFQLMCKDVVVGSFEVNEQSGRIAGEVRVENREYLPLSVFYSSDYRGALQKWIDNRSVSANRQDVAAMLAAYQVETPSALSFKSLGLNLSDQYWFKPEGADFGWHDVNLFEHDFAEQSFRSISGQDGSSYTPDSSSNGDLPKYWKIEQGRRILYKEGSAPFDQQPYNEVFAARLLEILGLPHVSYSLVQDESGEKAYSACETFATTETEYIPALEILGTVPKLNHENSYQHFFRCMEELSIPVVRQEIDEMLMFDYLINNADRHYGNFGFVRNVETRQFVGMAPIFDNGNSLWYLQLNKRMKFKDQPSKPFRDTHAEQVKLLGRTDLQVARLDEALLWRLIEDIYSQNDLFDRERMDNLLYNVKTIAEQIAGRQDRLA, encoded by the coding sequence ATGAAGTTTCAGCTTATGTGCAAAGATGTCGTCGTGGGCAGCTTTGAAGTGAATGAGCAGTCAGGGCGCATTGCCGGTGAGGTGCGGGTGGAGAATCGGGAATATCTGCCCTTGTCGGTTTTTTATAGCAGCGATTATCGGGGGGCATTGCAGAAGTGGATAGATAATCGCAGTGTTTCTGCCAATCGTCAGGATGTAGCAGCCATGCTGGCAGCTTATCAGGTGGAGACTCCCAGTGCCTTGTCCTTCAAGAGCTTGGGACTTAACTTGTCAGACCAGTATTGGTTCAAGCCGGAAGGGGCAGATTTCGGCTGGCACGATGTGAATTTGTTTGAGCATGACTTTGCGGAGCAGTCCTTCAGATCAATATCCGGACAGGACGGCTCAAGCTATACGCCGGACAGCAGTTCAAATGGTGACCTGCCAAAGTACTGGAAAATTGAGCAGGGCAGGAGAATCCTTTACAAAGAAGGCTCTGCCCCCTTTGACCAGCAGCCCTACAATGAAGTCTTTGCCGCACGGTTGCTGGAAATCCTGGGGTTGCCACATGTCAGCTATAGTTTGGTGCAGGATGAGAGCGGAGAAAAGGCATATAGTGCCTGTGAAACATTTGCCACAACCGAGACGGAGTATATCCCGGCGTTGGAGATTCTGGGAACTGTGCCAAAACTGAACCATGAAAACAGTTATCAGCACTTCTTTCGCTGCATGGAGGAGCTTTCTATTCCTGTGGTCAGGCAGGAGATAGATGAAATGCTCATGTTTGATTACCTCATCAACAATGCAGATCGCCATTATGGCAATTTCGGCTTTGTCAGGAATGTAGAAACCCGCCAATTTGTTGGTATGGCGCCTATTTTTGACAATGGCAACAGCCTTTGGTATTTGCAGCTCAACAAAAGGATGAAGTTCAAAGACCAGCCCTCCAAGCCCTTCCGCGATACACATGCAGAGCAGGTAAAGCTGCTGGGCAGGACAGACCTGCAAGTGGCAAGGCTGGATGAAGCACTGCTTTGGCGGCTGATAGAAGATATATACAGCCAAAATGATCTTTTTGACAGAGAGCGTATGGACAATCTGCTCTATAATGTCAAAACAATTGCGGAGCAGATTGCAGGACGTCAGGACAGGCTGGCGTGA
- the nudC gene encoding NAD(+) diphosphatase: MIQDISPMKLRNEYRPEKACGPKDTVICVQGGSLLVCEGVAEICFPLREELPADASCRYLFSIDERDFYLAESVAELPGYHYLSLRDIRYKLKGPRFLMYAAYTAFHLAVWYRDNKFCGRCGSRTVHSESERALKCPDCGHVIYPRLMPAVIVGVINGDSILMTKYANRPMSFYALIAGFTEIGETLEECVAREVMEEAGLKVKNLRYYKSQPWGSVQDLLMGFYCDVDGDTEIKLERNELKEGRWVPRAEIEGQTDDLSLTNEMMMVFKEGREPGVR; encoded by the coding sequence ATGATACAGGATATATCACCCATGAAACTCAGGAACGAGTACAGGCCGGAAAAGGCGTGCGGACCGAAGGATACGGTAATATGCGTTCAGGGAGGCAGCTTGCTGGTGTGCGAGGGGGTAGCAGAGATATGTTTCCCCCTGCGTGAGGAACTACCGGCAGATGCGTCCTGCCGCTATTTGTTTTCCATAGACGAAAGAGACTTCTATCTGGCAGAGAGTGTGGCAGAATTGCCCGGGTATCATTACCTGAGCCTGAGGGATATACGTTACAAGCTGAAGGGACCGCGTTTTCTGATGTATGCAGCTTATACAGCCTTCCATCTGGCTGTATGGTACCGGGACAACAAATTCTGTGGGCGCTGCGGCAGCAGGACAGTTCATTCAGAAAGTGAACGGGCCCTGAAATGCCCAGATTGCGGCCATGTGATTTATCCCCGGCTGATGCCTGCGGTGATTGTGGGGGTTATCAATGGCGACAGCATTCTCATGACGAAATACGCCAACCGCCCCATGTCCTTTTACGCCCTGATTGCAGGCTTCACGGAAATCGGCGAGACCCTGGAGGAGTGTGTGGCCCGGGAGGTCATGGAGGAAGCAGGGCTGAAGGTGAAGAACCTGCGCTATTACAAGTCCCAGCCCTGGGGCAGCGTACAGGATCTCCTGATGGGGTTCTACTGTGATGTGGACGGGGATACGGAAATAAAGCTGGAGAGAAATGAGCTTAAAGAAGGCCGCTGGGTGCCACGGGCAGAAATCGAGGGGCAGACAGATGATTTGAGCCTGACAAATGAGATGATGATGGTGTTCAAGGAAGGCAGAGAGCCAGGCGTGCGCTGA